One window from the genome of Diabrotica virgifera virgifera chromosome 6, PGI_DIABVI_V3a encodes:
- the LOC126886197 gene encoding uncharacterized protein LOC126886197 — protein MSDWDEIKNLITNLTSEMRKDLKEIKNDFQEYKKTLKIFREENIELKKEINELKMKVENLEKLEEKVENIEKYKKKNNIIISGFKIRDNEEEAQEEIEKFVENKLQVVIKAKKLTKINETMCVLKLNNREKADVMKNKHKLRHVKGQKIFIRHDLTEQENKIQKSLQEIAKDKRNQNKKVVIGYQKLIINGEKFIWNKKKNTIESTNTLHDNSKN, from the coding sequence ATGAGCGACTGGGAcgaaatcaaaaatttaataacaaatttgACGTCGGAAATGCGTAAAGAtctgaaagaaattaaaaatgattttcaagaatacaaaaaaacacTGAAAATTTTCAGAGAAGAAAATATTGAATTAAAGAAAGAAATTAACGAACTGAAGATGAAAgttgaaaatttggaaaaattggaagaaaAAGTCGAAAACATCGAAAAATACAAGAAGAAAAATAACATAATTATAAGTGGATTTAAAATACGGGACAATGAAGAAGAAGcgcaagaagaaatagaaaaatttGTCGAAAACAAGCTACAAGTTGTTATTAAAGcgaaaaaattgacaaaaataaacgAAACAATGTGCGTACTAAAACTGAACAATCGAGAAAAAGCAGAtgtaatgaaaaataaacacaaactAAGACACGTCAAAGGCCAAAAAATATTTATACGCCATGATTTAACAGAACAAGAGAACAAAATCCAGAAAAGCCTACAAGAAATAGCAAAAGATAAAAGAAACCAGAACAAAAAGGTAGTAATTGGGTACCAGAAATTAATTATAAATGGCGAAAAATTTATAtggaataaaaagaaaaatacgaTTGAAAGTACGAATACTCTTCATGATAATTCAAAAAACTAG